From the Treponema sp. J25 genome, one window contains:
- a CDS encoding acylphosphatase, translated as MTEGSPETQGAVHCIIHGRVQGVGFRYATMQEASRRGIVGWVKNRWDGTVEVYAEGSMAALTSFLRWLEKGPPGARVERIEAGWQKPSGAYRRFSIEY; from the coding sequence ATGACGGAAGGCTCCCCTGAAACTCAAGGTGCAGTACATTGTATCATTCATGGGAGAGTACAAGGAGTCGGATTTCGGTATGCTACGATGCAAGAAGCTTCTCGTCGTGGAATTGTGGGGTGGGTAAAGAATCGATGGGATGGAACGGTGGAAGTGTACGCCGAAGGTTCCATGGCGGCCCTTACTTCCTTTCTTCGCTGGCTTGAAAAGGGTCCCCCAGGTGCACGGGTTGAGCGAATAGAAGCGGGCTGGCAAAAGCCCAGTGGAGCCTATAGGCGATTTTCTATAGAATATTGA